Proteins co-encoded in one Actinomadura luteofluorescens genomic window:
- the pyrR gene encoding bifunctional pyr operon transcriptional regulator/uracil phosphoribosyltransferase PyrR — MADGDPRPKAVLEGPDIRRALTRIAHEILERTKGGHDVLLLGIQTRGVTLAERLAGALREVEGRPVPWGSLDVTMYRDDLRMRPARALGRTELPADGIDDRVVVLVDDVLFSGRTVRAALDSLNDLGRPRAVQLAVLVDRGHRQLPIRADYVGKNLPTSMRETVKVLLDENDGRDAVLLGPTGGAE; from the coding sequence GTGGCGGACGGTGACCCCCGGCCCAAGGCCGTTCTGGAGGGTCCCGACATCCGACGCGCGCTGACCCGTATCGCACACGAGATCCTCGAGCGGACCAAGGGCGGCCACGACGTCCTGCTGCTCGGCATCCAGACCCGCGGCGTGACGCTGGCCGAGCGGCTCGCCGGGGCGCTGCGCGAGGTCGAGGGCCGCCCGGTGCCCTGGGGCTCGCTCGACGTGACCATGTACCGGGACGACCTGCGGATGCGGCCCGCCCGCGCCCTCGGCCGCACGGAGCTGCCCGCCGACGGAATCGACGACAGGGTCGTCGTGCTCGTCGACGACGTGCTGTTCTCCGGGCGGACGGTGCGCGCCGCGCTGGACTCGCTGAACGACCTCGGCCGGCCCCGCGCCGTCCAGCTGGCGGTGCTGGTGGACCGCGGGCACCGGCAGCTGCCGATCCGCGCCGACTACGTGGGCAAGAACCTGCCCACCTCGATGCGCGAGACCGTGAAGGTCCTGCTGGACGAGAACGACGGGCGCGACGCGGTGCTGCTCGGCCCGACGGGGGGTGCCGAATGA
- the carB gene encoding carbamoyl-phosphate synthase large subunit produces MPRREDLNSVLVIGSGPIVIGQACEFDYSGTQACRVLKAEGLRVTLVNSNPATIMTDPEFADATYVEPITPEVVEKIIAKERPDALLPTLGGQTALNTAIALYEGGVLARYGVELIGADVDAIQAGENRERFKEVVAKVAREQGLNAESARSVICHSMEDCLAAAGELGYPLVVRPSFTMGGRGSGFAHDEDDLRRIAGAGLDASPTGEVLLEESILGWKEYELEVMRDRRDNVVIVCSIENLDPMGVHTGDSITVAPALTLTDREYQNMRDVAIAVIREVGVDTGGCNIQFAVHPGTGRMIVIEMNPRVSRSSALASKATGFPIAKIAAKLAIGYTLDEIPNDITRETPASFEPTLDYVVVKVPRFAFEKFPGADGTLTTHMKSVGEAMAIGRCFTEALQKALRSLEQKGTSFSWAGEVDAAELVESARRPHDGRLRDVQRALWAGAGIEELYEATGIDPWFLDQIAAINEVAEEIRTADDALTKDKLLRAKRHGFSDAQIGELRNLSEEVVRELRHALGIRPVYLTVDTCAAEFAAQTPYLYSAYDEETEVPPGAKPKVLILGSGPNRIGQGVEFDYSCVHASFTLAEAGYETVMVNCNPETVSTDYDTSDRLYFEPLTLEDVLEVVYAEQQSGEVAGVIVQLGGQTPLGLAQKLKDAGVPIVGTSPESIHLAEERGAFGRVLHRAGLLAPKHGTATSYEEAREIAAEIGYPVLVRPSYVLGGRGMEIVYDDATLESYMARATEASPEHPVLVDRFLDEAIEIDVDALFDGEELYLGGVMEHIEEAGIHSGDSACALPPITLGHDDIRRIRESTEALARGVGVRGLMNVQYALSAGVLYVLEANPRASRTVPFVSKATAVPLAKAAARVMMGTTIAELRAEGMLPEAGDGGTLPLDAPIAVKEAVLPFDRFRNEHGQGVDIVLGPEMRSTGEVMGIDEVFGTAFAKSQQAAYGSLPTKGRAFVSVANRDKRHMVFPVKRLADLGFEILATEGTAEVLRRNGVRAKIVRKHSEGPGPSGEPTIVRRVLDGEVDLIVNTPFGSPGQSGPRLDGYEIRTAAVLRGVPCVTTVQGLAAAVQGIEAVAGGQVGVRSLQEHAERLSGAHGRAGASGTTAADGGDGAVSPG; encoded by the coding sequence ATGCCGCGCCGCGAAGACCTGAACTCCGTCCTGGTCATCGGCTCCGGGCCGATCGTCATCGGCCAGGCGTGCGAGTTCGACTACTCCGGCACCCAGGCGTGCCGGGTGCTCAAGGCCGAGGGCCTGCGGGTCACGCTGGTGAACAGCAACCCGGCCACGATCATGACCGACCCCGAGTTCGCCGACGCCACCTACGTCGAGCCGATCACCCCCGAGGTCGTCGAGAAGATCATCGCCAAGGAGCGGCCGGACGCGCTGCTGCCCACCCTCGGCGGCCAGACGGCCCTCAACACCGCCATCGCGCTCTACGAGGGCGGCGTCCTGGCCAGGTACGGGGTCGAGCTGATCGGCGCCGACGTCGACGCGATCCAGGCCGGGGAGAACCGGGAGCGGTTCAAGGAGGTCGTCGCCAAGGTCGCCCGCGAGCAGGGCCTGAACGCCGAGTCCGCCCGGTCGGTCATCTGCCACTCGATGGAGGACTGCCTGGCGGCGGCCGGCGAGCTCGGCTACCCCCTCGTCGTCCGGCCGTCCTTCACGATGGGCGGGCGCGGCTCCGGCTTCGCCCACGACGAGGACGACCTGCGCCGCATCGCCGGGGCCGGGCTGGACGCGTCCCCGACCGGCGAGGTGCTCCTGGAGGAGTCGATCCTCGGCTGGAAGGAGTACGAGCTGGAGGTCATGCGCGACCGCCGCGACAACGTGGTGATCGTGTGCTCGATCGAGAACCTCGACCCGATGGGCGTGCACACCGGCGACTCGATCACGGTCGCGCCCGCGCTGACGCTGACCGACCGCGAGTACCAGAACATGCGGGACGTCGCGATCGCGGTGATCCGCGAGGTCGGCGTCGACACCGGCGGCTGCAACATCCAGTTCGCCGTGCACCCCGGCACCGGCCGGATGATCGTCATCGAGATGAACCCGCGGGTGTCGCGGTCCTCGGCCCTGGCCTCCAAGGCCACCGGCTTCCCCATCGCCAAGATCGCCGCGAAGCTGGCCATCGGGTACACCCTGGACGAGATCCCGAACGACATCACCCGGGAGACGCCCGCCTCGTTCGAGCCGACGCTCGACTACGTCGTGGTGAAGGTGCCCCGGTTCGCGTTCGAGAAGTTCCCCGGCGCCGACGGCACGCTCACCACGCACATGAAGTCCGTGGGCGAGGCCATGGCCATCGGGCGGTGCTTCACCGAGGCCCTGCAGAAGGCACTGCGGTCCCTCGAGCAGAAGGGCACCTCGTTCAGCTGGGCGGGCGAGGTCGACGCCGCCGAGCTCGTCGAGTCGGCCCGGCGCCCCCACGACGGGCGGCTCAGGGACGTCCAGCGCGCGCTCTGGGCCGGAGCCGGCATCGAGGAGCTGTACGAGGCGACGGGCATCGACCCCTGGTTCCTGGACCAGATCGCCGCCATCAACGAGGTCGCGGAGGAGATCCGCACCGCCGACGACGCGCTCACCAAGGACAAGCTGCTGCGCGCCAAGCGGCACGGGTTCTCCGACGCGCAGATCGGCGAGCTCCGCAACCTCTCCGAAGAGGTCGTGCGCGAGTTGCGGCACGCCCTCGGCATCCGCCCGGTCTACCTGACCGTGGACACCTGCGCCGCCGAGTTCGCCGCCCAGACCCCCTACCTCTACTCCGCCTACGACGAGGAGACCGAGGTACCGCCGGGCGCGAAGCCGAAGGTCCTCATCCTGGGCAGCGGCCCCAACCGCATCGGGCAGGGCGTCGAGTTCGACTACTCCTGCGTCCACGCGTCGTTCACGCTGGCCGAGGCGGGCTATGAGACCGTGATGGTCAACTGCAACCCCGAGACGGTCTCCACCGACTACGACACCTCCGACCGGCTCTACTTCGAGCCGCTCACGCTGGAGGACGTCCTGGAGGTCGTCTACGCGGAGCAGCAGTCCGGCGAGGTCGCGGGCGTCATCGTCCAGCTCGGCGGCCAGACGCCCCTCGGGCTCGCGCAGAAGCTGAAGGACGCCGGCGTGCCGATCGTGGGCACCTCGCCGGAGAGCATCCACCTCGCCGAGGAGCGCGGGGCCTTCGGCCGCGTCCTGCACAGGGCGGGGCTGCTCGCGCCGAAGCACGGCACGGCCACGTCCTACGAGGAGGCCCGGGAGATCGCCGCCGAGATCGGCTACCCGGTGCTCGTCCGCCCGTCCTACGTGCTGGGCGGGCGCGGCATGGAGATCGTGTACGACGACGCCACGCTGGAGTCGTACATGGCCCGCGCCACCGAGGCGAGCCCCGAGCACCCCGTCCTGGTCGACCGCTTCCTGGACGAGGCCATCGAGATCGACGTGGACGCCCTGTTCGACGGCGAGGAGCTGTACCTCGGCGGCGTGATGGAGCACATCGAGGAGGCGGGCATCCACTCCGGCGACTCGGCGTGCGCCCTGCCGCCGATCACGCTGGGGCACGACGACATCCGCCGCATCCGCGAGTCGACGGAGGCGCTCGCGCGCGGCGTCGGCGTGCGCGGGCTGATGAACGTCCAGTACGCGCTGTCCGCGGGCGTCCTGTACGTGCTGGAGGCGAACCCGCGGGCCTCCCGCACGGTGCCGTTCGTCTCCAAGGCGACCGCCGTCCCGCTCGCCAAGGCGGCGGCCCGCGTGATGATGGGCACGACCATCGCCGAGCTGCGCGCCGAGGGCATGCTGCCCGAGGCCGGCGACGGCGGGACCCTGCCGCTGGACGCGCCGATCGCGGTGAAGGAGGCCGTCCTGCCGTTCGACCGGTTCCGCAACGAGCACGGGCAGGGCGTCGACATCGTCCTCGGCCCCGAGATGCGCTCCACCGGCGAGGTCATGGGCATCGACGAGGTGTTCGGCACCGCGTTCGCCAAGTCGCAGCAGGCGGCCTACGGGTCGCTGCCGACCAAGGGGCGCGCGTTCGTGTCCGTGGCGAACCGCGACAAACGGCACATGGTGTTCCCCGTGAAGCGCCTGGCTGACCTGGGCTTTGAGATTCTTGCCACGGAGGGGACCGCGGAGGTCCTGCGCCGCAACGGCGTGCGTGCCAAGATCGTGCGCAAGCACAGCGAGGGTCCGGGCCCGTCCGGCGAGCCCACGATCGTGCGGCGCGTCCTGGACGGCGAGGTCGACCTCATCGTCAACACTCCCTTCGGCAGCCCCGGCCAGTCCGGGCCGCGGCTCGACGGCTACGAGATCCGTACCGCGGCCGTGCTGCGGGGCGTACCGTGCGTGACGACCGTCCAGGGGCTCGCGGCGGCCGTGCAGGGCATCGAGGCCGTCGCCGGCGGCCAGGTGGGCGTCCGCTCCCTCCAGGAGCACGCCGAGCGGCTCAGCGGCGCGCACGGCCGCGCCGGCGCCTCCGGCACGACGGCCGCGGACGGCGGGGACGGCGCTGTGTCGCCCGGCTGA
- the carA gene encoding glutamine-hydrolyzing carbamoyl-phosphate synthase small subunit, whose translation MNPALLVLEDGRVFHGVGYGAEGETFGEMVFNTGMTGYQETLTDPSYARQIVAMTSPHIGNTGVNAEDPESRRIQVAGYVVREPARVASNWRATGSLGSALREQGVVGIALPGTRALTRHLRDRGAMRAGIFSGDAAGPGADALVERVRQSPSMEGADLARDVSTREPYIVPARGEKRYTVAAVDLGIKSMTPYRMSERGCEVHVLPATSTAADILALAPDGVFFSNGPGDPAAADYAVDALKGVLDTGTPFFGICFGNQIFGRALGLGTYKLRFGHRGINQPVQDRATGKVDVSAHNHGFAVDAPADGPFDTPYGPGEVSHVNLNDGCVEGLRLLERPAFSVQYHPEAAAGPHDASGLFDRFCDLMEASK comes from the coding sequence ATGAACCCTGCTCTGCTCGTTCTGGAAGACGGCAGGGTGTTCCACGGGGTCGGGTACGGGGCCGAGGGGGAGACCTTCGGCGAGATGGTCTTCAACACCGGCATGACCGGCTACCAGGAGACCCTGACCGATCCCTCCTACGCGCGCCAGATCGTGGCGATGACGTCCCCGCACATCGGCAACACCGGCGTCAACGCCGAGGACCCCGAGTCGCGCCGCATCCAGGTGGCCGGCTACGTGGTGCGCGAGCCCGCCCGCGTGGCGTCCAACTGGCGCGCCACGGGCTCGCTCGGCTCCGCACTGCGCGAGCAGGGGGTGGTGGGCATCGCCCTGCCCGGCACGCGGGCCCTGACGCGGCACCTGCGCGACCGGGGCGCGATGCGCGCCGGCATCTTCAGCGGCGACGCCGCCGGGCCCGGCGCGGACGCCCTCGTCGAGCGCGTCCGGCAGAGCCCCTCGATGGAGGGCGCCGACCTGGCCCGGGACGTCTCCACCAGGGAGCCCTACATCGTCCCGGCGCGCGGCGAGAAGCGCTACACGGTCGCGGCCGTCGACCTCGGCATCAAGTCGATGACGCCGTACCGGATGTCCGAGCGGGGCTGCGAGGTGCACGTCCTGCCGGCCACCAGCACGGCCGCGGACATCCTCGCCCTCGCCCCCGACGGCGTGTTCTTCTCCAACGGCCCCGGCGACCCCGCCGCCGCGGACTACGCCGTGGACGCGCTGAAGGGCGTCCTGGACACCGGGACGCCGTTCTTCGGCATCTGCTTCGGCAACCAGATCTTCGGCCGCGCGCTCGGCCTCGGCACCTACAAGCTGAGGTTCGGCCACCGGGGCATCAACCAGCCCGTCCAGGACCGGGCGACCGGCAAGGTCGACGTGTCGGCGCACAACCACGGGTTCGCCGTGGACGCCCCGGCCGACGGGCCGTTCGACACCCCCTACGGGCCCGGCGAGGTCAGCCACGTCAACCTGAACGACGGGTGCGTCGAGGGGCTCAGGCTGCTGGAGCGCCCGGCGTTCAGCGTCCAGTACCACCCGGAGGCCGCGGCCGGCCCGCACGACGCCTCCGGGCTCTTCGACCGTTTCTGCGACCTGATGGAGGCGTCGAAGTAA
- a CDS encoding dihydroorotase, which translates to MSTYIIKGARILGGAAADVLVRDGAIAAVGTGLDEAGAEVVDAAGLVALPGLVDLHTHLREPGREDAETVESGTRAAAMGGFTAVHAMANTDPVADTAGVVEQVWRLGREAGYCDVQPVGAVTRGIAGEQLAELGAMADSAAGVRVFSDDGHCVSDAVIMRRALEYVKAFDGVVAQHAQEPRLTEGAQMNEGEMSAALGLRGWPAVAEEAIIARDVLLAQHVGSRLHVCHVSTAGSVEIIRWAKSKGCPVTAEVTPHHLLLNDAKAGSYDPIFKVNPPLRTADDVTALRHALADGTIDCVATDHAPHPVEAKETEWAVAAMGMIGLETALPVVQESMVETGLLDWAGVADRMSFRPARIGRLSGQGRPLEAGSPANITLYDPSPRRAVDPSAMTSKSRNTPFAGLELPGRVVATFLRGKPTVLEGKLQ; encoded by the coding sequence GTGAGCACCTACATCATCAAGGGCGCCCGGATCCTCGGCGGCGCGGCCGCCGACGTCCTGGTCCGCGACGGCGCCATCGCCGCGGTCGGGACCGGCCTGGACGAGGCCGGCGCCGAGGTCGTCGACGCCGCCGGGCTGGTCGCCCTGCCGGGTCTCGTGGACCTGCACACCCACCTGCGCGAGCCGGGCCGCGAGGACGCCGAGACCGTCGAGTCCGGCACGCGGGCCGCCGCGATGGGCGGGTTCACGGCCGTCCACGCGATGGCCAACACCGACCCCGTCGCCGACACGGCCGGCGTGGTCGAGCAGGTGTGGCGCCTCGGGCGCGAGGCCGGGTACTGCGACGTCCAGCCGGTCGGGGCCGTCACGCGCGGCATCGCCGGCGAGCAGCTCGCCGAGCTGGGCGCGATGGCCGACTCCGCCGCCGGGGTGCGGGTGTTCTCCGACGACGGGCACTGCGTGTCGGACGCGGTCATCATGCGCCGGGCCCTGGAGTACGTGAAGGCGTTCGACGGCGTCGTCGCCCAGCACGCCCAGGAGCCGCGCCTCACCGAGGGCGCCCAGATGAACGAGGGCGAGATGTCCGCGGCGCTCGGCCTGCGCGGCTGGCCCGCGGTCGCCGAGGAGGCGATCATCGCCCGGGACGTCCTGCTCGCCCAGCACGTCGGGTCGCGGCTGCACGTGTGCCACGTCTCCACGGCCGGGTCGGTGGAGATCATCCGGTGGGCGAAGAGCAAGGGCTGCCCGGTGACCGCCGAGGTCACCCCCCACCACCTGCTGCTGAACGACGCCAAGGCCGGCTCCTACGACCCGATCTTCAAGGTCAACCCGCCGCTGCGCACCGCCGACGACGTCACCGCGCTGCGGCACGCCCTCGCCGACGGGACGATCGACTGCGTCGCCACCGACCACGCCCCGCACCCGGTCGAGGCCAAGGAGACCGAGTGGGCCGTGGCCGCCATGGGCATGATCGGCCTGGAGACGGCGCTGCCGGTCGTCCAGGAGTCCATGGTCGAGACCGGGCTGCTCGACTGGGCCGGGGTCGCCGACCGCATGTCGTTCCGCCCCGCGCGCATCGGCCGCCTTTCCGGACAGGGTCGTCCGCTCGAGGCAGGTTCGCCCGCCAACATCACGCTGTACGACCCGTCGCCGCGCCGCGCCGTGGACCCGTCCGCGATGACCTCCAAGAGCCGCAACACCCCGTTCGCGGGGCTGGAGCTGCCCGGCCGGGTCGTGGCGACGTTCCTGCGCGGCAAGCCGACCGTCCTCGAAGGGAAGCTCCAATGA
- the bldD gene encoding transcriptional regulator BldD, protein MPSEYAKALGARLRAIRTQQGLSLHGVEEKSRGRWKAVVVGSYERGDRAVTVQKLAELADFYGVPVSELLPGGAAPSPLGPTPKLVIDLERLQQLPKDKAGPLARYAATIQSQRGDYNGKVLSIRQEDLRSLAVIYDKSPTELTEELIGWGVLDPEARRAVESF, encoded by the coding sequence ATGCCGTCTGAATACGCTAAGGCTCTCGGCGCGCGCCTGCGCGCCATCCGCACCCAGCAGGGCCTGTCCCTGCACGGCGTGGAGGAGAAGTCCCGCGGCCGCTGGAAGGCCGTCGTCGTGGGTTCGTACGAGCGGGGCGACCGCGCCGTCACCGTTCAGAAGCTGGCCGAGCTCGCCGATTTCTACGGCGTGCCGGTTTCCGAGTTGCTGCCCGGCGGAGCCGCGCCGAGCCCGCTCGGGCCTACACCCAAGCTCGTGATCGATCTAGAGCGGTTGCAGCAGCTTCCGAAAGACAAGGCCGGTCCTCTCGCCCGCTACGCCGCGACGATCCAGAGCCAGCGGGGCGACTACAACGGAAAGGTCCTGTCCATCCGTCAGGAGGACCTGCGTTCACTCGCGGTCATCTATGACAAGTCTCCGACCGAGCTCACCGAAGAGCTGATCGGCTGGGGCGTCCTCGACCCGGAGGCGCGCCGCGCCGTCGAGTCGTTCTGA
- a CDS encoding iron-sulfur cluster-binding protein has translation MSDTPVQTSATVLTVRQVQDYRAMTLVAPAIAERFRPGQFVALAVGGEHTSRLVRRCIGVHEVKSDYGGTVELVFADTEPGTAWLAGRRSRDQIDLVGPLGRPFRLPRDPVTCLLVGGGPGGAAVFALADTLLRRGCRVHFVLAGASARQVFGSRMAQRIGDSSAVVTEDGSMGEKGTVRDVLPRVIEETGADVVYGCGPTALLRSLTQIAGDFGLPSQVSVEEFLQQTGACGIGVCMTCMLPVHGEDGVTRMVRACADGPVLRGDRVRWGDLGTIPFDALGAPRVLSVSEGGLQ, from the coding sequence GTGTCCGACACGCCGGTGCAGACCTCGGCGACGGTCCTGACGGTCCGCCAGGTGCAGGACTACCGCGCGATGACGCTGGTGGCCCCGGCCATCGCCGAACGGTTCAGGCCCGGCCAGTTCGTGGCGCTGGCCGTGGGCGGCGAGCACACGTCCCGCCTGGTGCGCCGGTGCATCGGGGTGCACGAGGTCAAGTCCGACTACGGCGGCACCGTCGAACTGGTGTTCGCCGACACCGAGCCCGGCACCGCCTGGCTCGCCGGCCGCCGCTCCCGCGACCAGATCGACCTCGTCGGGCCGCTCGGCCGCCCGTTCCGGCTGCCCCGCGATCCCGTCACCTGCCTCCTCGTCGGCGGCGGTCCCGGCGGCGCGGCCGTGTTCGCGCTGGCCGACACGCTGCTGCGGCGCGGCTGCCGGGTGCACTTCGTGCTCGCCGGCGCCTCCGCCCGGCAGGTGTTCGGGTCCCGCATGGCGCAGCGCATCGGCGACAGCTCGGCCGTGGTGACCGAGGACGGGTCGATGGGGGAGAAGGGCACCGTCCGCGACGTGCTGCCCCGCGTCATCGAGGAGACGGGCGCGGACGTCGTCTACGGCTGCGGCCCGACGGCCCTGCTCCGCTCGCTCACCCAGATCGCCGGCGACTTCGGCCTGCCCTCGCAGGTGTCGGTCGAGGAGTTCCTCCAGCAGACCGGCGCGTGCGGCATCGGCGTGTGCATGACGTGCATGCTCCCCGTCCACGGCGAGGACGGCGTGACCCGCATGGTCCGCGCCTGCGCGGACGGCCCCGTCCTGCGCGGCGACCGCGTCCGCTGGGGCGACCTCGGAACCATCCCGTTCGACGCGCTCGGCGCGCCGCGCGTCCTGAGCGTCTCTGAAGGGGGCCTGCAGTGA
- a CDS encoding aspartate carbamoyltransferase catalytic subunit: MNRHLISAGDLSRDDALLVLDTAEELAQIAGRSIKKLPTLRGRTVVNLFFEDSTRTRISFEAAAKRLSADVINFSAKGSSVSKGESLKDTALTLEAMGADGVVIRHNASGAPHRLAGWVRGSVVNAGDGTHEHPTQALLDAFTMRKRLGDLEGRKVTIVGDVLHSRVARSNVLLLDTLGADVTVVAPPTLLPVAIGTWPCSVSYDLDAVLPKSDVIMMLRVQQERMNAAYFPTVREYSRRYGLDAERMAELPDHAIVMHPGPMNRGVEIAAEVADSVRSTIVEQVANGVSARMAVLYLLLGGSEPAIGQEVPQ; this comes from the coding sequence ATGAACCGCCATCTGATCTCCGCCGGCGACCTGAGCCGCGACGACGCGCTGCTCGTCCTCGACACGGCCGAGGAGCTCGCGCAGATCGCGGGCCGCTCCATCAAGAAGCTGCCGACGCTGCGCGGCCGGACGGTCGTCAACCTGTTCTTCGAGGACTCCACCCGCACCCGCATCTCGTTCGAGGCCGCGGCCAAGCGGCTGTCGGCCGATGTGATCAACTTCTCGGCCAAGGGCTCCAGCGTGTCCAAGGGCGAGAGCCTGAAGGACACGGCGCTCACGCTGGAGGCGATGGGCGCCGACGGCGTCGTCATCCGGCACAACGCCTCGGGCGCGCCGCACCGGCTGGCCGGCTGGGTGCGGGGCAGCGTGGTCAACGCCGGCGACGGGACCCACGAGCACCCCACGCAGGCGCTCCTGGACGCGTTCACGATGCGCAAGCGCCTGGGCGACCTGGAGGGCCGCAAGGTCACGATCGTCGGGGACGTGCTGCACAGCCGTGTGGCACGATCCAACGTCCTGCTGCTGGACACGCTCGGCGCCGACGTGACCGTGGTCGCGCCGCCGACGCTGCTGCCGGTCGCGATCGGCACCTGGCCGTGCTCGGTGTCCTACGACCTGGACGCCGTCCTCCCCAAGAGCGACGTGATCATGATGCTGCGGGTCCAGCAGGAGCGCATGAACGCCGCCTACTTCCCGACGGTGCGCGAGTACAGCCGCCGCTACGGGCTGGACGCCGAGCGCATGGCCGAGCTCCCCGACCACGCCATCGTCATGCACCCCGGTCCGATGAACCGCGGCGTCGAGATCGCCGCCGAGGTCGCCGACTCGGTCCGCTCCACGATCGTCGAGCAGGTCGCCAACGGCGTCAGCGCGCGCATGGCCGTCCTCTACCTGCTGCTCGGAGGCTCCGAGCCCGCCATCGGCCAGGAGGTCCCCCAGTGA